Proteins encoded by one window of Carassius carassius chromosome 30, fCarCar2.1, whole genome shotgun sequence:
- the LOC132110938 gene encoding zinc finger protein 107, with protein MEETETELTCSEQDVLGADFITVELDTQPIEYVVKWGDVGSKFTITCVKKDLDETSDQMVKVEPEETFYVPYDSVFPECDEAALDLIATHEEEVGSQSDFENNTEAGNSQLCEEEDVSDISWEQEVSHAREYNCRFCGKSYSHSSSLARHLHVHSDGSSLSSSKGFSKLCDGKKSLQCNLCGVQCNGKRLLAIHKKCHKTKRLHTCNTCGKTFNHSSSLSRHRLIHKKSLDKNIRSLYPTPTSAPIVTQHSFPSSHGTSKRVVSSGEREMQYQCAQCDRVFSHSAGLSKHQVAHVRRLLNTYTHGKDSLEESSDLKIRLKLCSRDKPNYYTLCKKNKHGKRGKKLLCPPNDEQLYPCFTHTTSLSDHEHAGDKSYTCSVCKKTFIRLSNLKQHQQTHASGKLYECPQCGKTFVHSSSFSRHKKVHTIVKLSPKQEDIKCEEELVIDEGAPLEYESE; from the coding sequence ATGGAAGAGACCGAAACAGAGCTGACCTGCTCCGAGCAGGACGTTTTGGGAGCAGACTTCATCACGGTCGAACTTGACACGCAGCCTATCGAATATGTGGTCAAGTGGGGCGACGTGGGCTCGAAATTCACTATAACCTGCGTGAAAAAGGATTTGGACGAGACCTCTGATCAGATGGTCAAAGTGGAACCGGAAGAGACGTTCTATGTCCCGTACGACTCAGTTTTCCCAGAATGTGACGAAGCGGCTCTAGATTTGATCGCAACGCATGAGGAGGAGGTGGGCAGCCAGTCTGACTTcgaaaacaacacagaagcagGGAATAGCCAGTTGTGCGAAGAGGAGGACGTTTCTGATATTAGCTGGGAACAGGAGGTGTCTCATGCTCGAGAGTATAACTGCCGCTTCTGTGGCAAGAGCTACAGCCACTCCTCCAGTCTTGCTCGGCATCTGCACGTACACTCGGACGGATCGTCCCTCTCGTCCTCTAAAGGTTTCAGCAAGTTGTGCGACGGCAAAAAGTCTCTCCAGTGCAATCTCTGCGGGGTGCAGTGCAACGGCAAGCGGCTTTTGGCGATACATAAGAAATGCCACAAAACCAAGAGACTGCACACGTGCAACACATGCGGCAAAACGTTCAATCACAGCTCGAGTCTGTCGCGGCATCGCTTGATCCATAAAAAAAGCTTGGATAAAAACATCAGATCGTTGTACCCGACTCCAACCTCGGCTCCCATTGTAACCCAGCACAGTTTCCCATCTAGCCACGGCACGAGTAAAAGAGTGGTCTCTTCAGGCGAGCGAGAAATGCAGTACCAGTGCGCGCAGTGCGACAGGGTCTTCAGTCACTCAGCGGGACTCTCCAAACACCAGGTGGCGCACGTGCGACGGCTGCTCAACACTTACACGCATGGCAAAGACTCGCTCGAAGAGTCCTCGGACCTCAAGATCCGCCTGAAGCTCTGCTCCCGCGACAAGCCCAACTACTACACCCTGTGCAAGAAGAACAAGCACGGTAAACGGGGCAAGAAGTTGTTGTGCCCGCCGAATGATGAGCAGCTGTACCCCTGCTTCACCCACACCACCAGCCTCTCAGATCACGAGCACGCCGGAGACAAGAGCTACACCTGCAGCGTCTGCAAGAAGACCTTCATTCGGCTCTCCAACCTCAAGCAGCACCAGCAAACGCATGCTTCGGGGAAACTCTACGAATGCCCACAATGCGGGAAAACTTTTGTTCACTCCTCCAGTTTCTCACGCCATAAGAAGGTCCACACGATAGTAAAATTGTCCCCGAAACAGGAAGACATTAAGTGCGAAGAGGAACTGGTCATCGATGAGGGGGCCCCGCTGGAATATGAGTCCGAGTGA